A region of Pasteurellaceae bacterium Orientalotternb1 DNA encodes the following proteins:
- a CDS encoding biotin synthase BioB, with protein MTSYNLRLKAKNELTPHPTAQYWRKCQVEELFEMPFMELVFKAAQVHRQHFNPQEIQLSTLLSIKTGGCPEDCEYCPQSARYDTGLERQTMLEMEEILEKARIAKSRGASRFCMGAAWRGPKPKDIQTVTKIISAVKDLGLETCGTFGMLEDGMAEDLKEAGLDYYNHNLDTDPDRYDKIIHTRSHDDRMDTLGKVRNAGLKVCCGGIVGMNETRPERAGLIASLANLDPQPESVPINQLVKVAGTPLADAEDLDWTEFVRTIAVARITMPNSYVRLSAGRGEMPEAMQALCFMAGANSIFYGDKLLTTENPEEDHDQQLMTKLDLYPLVYRE; from the coding sequence ATGACAAGCTACAACCTTCGTCTTAAAGCTAAAAACGAACTCACCCCGCACCCAACAGCACAATATTGGCGGAAATGCCAAGTGGAAGAGCTATTTGAAATGCCGTTTATGGAGTTGGTATTCAAAGCGGCACAGGTGCATCGGCAACATTTCAATCCGCAAGAAATTCAGCTTTCGACCCTGCTTTCGATTAAAACGGGTGGCTGCCCAGAAGATTGCGAATATTGCCCGCAATCCGCCCGCTATGATACAGGGTTGGAACGCCAAACGATGTTAGAGATGGAAGAAATTCTCGAAAAAGCCCGTATTGCGAAATCTCGTGGGGCAAGCCGTTTTTGTATGGGAGCAGCGTGGCGTGGACCGAAACCGAAAGATATTCAAACGGTAACTAAAATTATCTCAGCGGTGAAAGATCTTGGCTTAGAAACCTGTGGTACTTTCGGAATGTTGGAAGACGGAATGGCGGAAGATTTAAAGGAAGCGGGATTGGATTATTACAACCACAATTTAGATACCGACCCCGATCGCTACGATAAAATCATTCACACTCGCAGCCACGATGATCGAATGGACACGCTCGGCAAAGTCCGTAACGCAGGGCTGAAAGTCTGCTGTGGCGGCATTGTCGGAATGAATGAAACTCGCCCAGAGCGTGCAGGGTTGATCGCTAGCCTTGCTAATCTCGATCCGCAACCAGAAAGTGTGCCGATCAACCAGCTAGTGAAAGTTGCAGGCACGCCTCTTGCTGATGCGGAAGATTTAGACTGGACGGAATTTGTTCGAACGATTGCGGTAGCTCGCATCACAATGCCAAACAGCTATGTGCGTCTGTCGGCAGGGCGAGGCGAAATGCCCGAAGCAATGCAGGCACTATGCTTTATGGCGGGGGCAAATTCGATTTTCTATGGCGATAAACTACTGACGACCGAAAATCCAGAAGAAGATCACGATCAGCAACTGATGACGAAATTGGATCTTTATCCATTGGTTTATCGGGAATAA
- a CDS encoding threonylcarbamoyl-AMP synthase encodes MSQFFYIHPDNPQMRLINQAVDILKQGGVIVYPTDSGYALGCGLGEKQAMDRIIAIRRLPENHNFTLVCSDLSEISTYALVTNQSYRLIKNNVPNPYTFILPATKDVPRRLLTKRKTIGIRVPDNNIALALIAALGEPILSCSLMLPNEDFTQSDPDAIRDVLEHQVDLIIHGGYLGQDPTTVIDLTQDSPEIIRLGSGDPTPFS; translated from the coding sequence ATGAGTCAATTTTTCTATATTCATCCAGATAACCCTCAGATGCGTTTGATCAATCAAGCGGTTGATATCCTGAAGCAAGGTGGCGTGATTGTTTACCCAACGGATTCAGGATATGCACTGGGCTGTGGTTTAGGCGAGAAACAAGCGATGGATCGCATCATTGCGATTCGTCGTTTGCCAGAAAACCATAATTTCACCTTGGTGTGCAGTGATTTGTCGGAAATTTCGACCTATGCCTTGGTGACGAATCAGTCTTACCGTTTGATTAAAAACAACGTGCCAAATCCGTACACCTTCATTTTACCCGCAACGAAAGATGTGCCACGCCGTTTGCTCACCAAACGCAAAACCATCGGCATTCGTGTGCCAGACAACAACATTGCTCTGGCATTGATTGCGGCATTGGGCGAGCCGATTCTCTCTTGCTCGCTGATGTTGCCGAATGAAGACTTCACCCAATCTGACCCCGATGCTATCCGAGATGTGCTGGAACATCAGGTTGATTTAATCATCCACGGTGGCTACCTGGGGCAAGATCCGACTACGGTCATCGATCTCACCCAAGACAGCCCAGAAATTATTCGGCTTGGATCGGGCGATCCAACACCGTTTAGCTAA
- a CDS encoding TIGR01777 family protein, translated as MNIFITGGTGFIGTALCKALVAEGHQLTVLSRQSKTHTQAVRFVQHFANLDGVDAVINLAGEPIFAKAWRASQKQKLLNSRVQLTKKLAELIQQSDSPPKVLISGSATGYYGDLPAIAKNSDELTACGTAFPAQLCQQWENTAFSAQSEQTRVCVIRTGIVLNEKGGALKQMLPLYRLGLGGKLGNGQQHWAWISLEDHIRATLFLLNNPYSQGAYNLVAPVPVKNAEFNQLLAQSLNRPAFFSVPACALKFALGERSQLLLDNQPLVPNKLLSEGFEFHHQNIHAYFDKNKAS; from the coding sequence ATGAATATTTTTATCACTGGCGGTACAGGTTTTATTGGAACAGCCTTGTGCAAAGCACTTGTTGCGGAAGGTCATCAGCTCACCGTTCTTAGCCGACAGTCTAAAACGCATACACAAGCGGTCAGATTCGTGCAACATTTTGCAAATCTTGATGGTGTTGATGCGGTAATCAATCTTGCAGGCGAACCCATTTTTGCTAAAGCGTGGAGAGCCTCGCAAAAGCAAAAACTGCTCAATAGCCGTGTGCAATTGACCAAAAAACTCGCTGAACTGATTCAGCAAAGCGATAGTCCCCCGAAAGTGCTGATTTCGGGGTCTGCAACGGGATATTATGGCGACCTTCCTGCAATTGCAAAAAATTCGGACGAACTGACCGCTTGTGGCACCGCCTTCCCTGCACAATTGTGCCAACAATGGGAAAACACAGCATTTTCCGCCCAGAGTGAACAAACTCGAGTGTGTGTGATTCGCACAGGTATCGTGCTTAATGAAAAAGGCGGAGCCTTGAAACAGATGCTACCGCTTTATCGTTTAGGGCTTGGGGGGAAATTAGGTAATGGGCAACAGCATTGGGCTTGGATTTCGCTAGAAGATCACATTCGAGCCACGCTTTTCTTATTGAACAATCCTTATAGCCAAGGAGCCTATAACTTAGTGGCTCCAGTTCCCGTAAAAAATGCGGAATTTAATCAGCTGCTTGCACAAAGCCTAAACCGCCCTGCTTTTTTTAGCGTCCCTGCTTGTGCATTAAAATTCGCTTTAGGCGAACGTTCGCAGCTTTTGCTTGATAACCAACCGCTTGTACCAAACAAATTATTAAGCGAAGGCTTTGAATTCCACCACCAAAATATCCACGCTTATTTTGATAAAAATAAAGCCTCGTAG
- a CDS encoding 23S rRNA pseudouridylate synthase (catalyzes the synthesis of pseudouridine from uracil-2605 in 23S ribosomal RNA) — protein MGEKLQKILARAGQGSRREIEAVIAAGRVSVDGKMATLGDRVVVSSNTKIRIDGHLVNLTPTQKEICRVLMYYKPEGELCTRSDPEGRATVFDRLPRLTGARWIAVGRLDINTSGLLLFTTDGELANRLMHPSREVEREYSVRVFGEVDEAMLQRLRKGVQLEDGPANFKQIKTVGGTGLNQWFDVTLTEGRNREVRRLWESQGIQVSRLIRIRYGSIKLEKSLPRGGWEEMGLEQVNYLRELVGLPAETETKVDVTKNRRRTSARQIRKAVKQHTKYRKI, from the coding sequence ATCGGTGAAAAGCTACAAAAAATTCTCGCTCGGGCTGGTCAAGGTTCGCGTCGTGAAATCGAAGCGGTAATTGCCGCAGGGCGTGTCAGCGTAGATGGTAAAATGGCGACCTTGGGCGATCGTGTGGTCGTTAGTTCAAATACCAAAATCCGTATTGATGGGCATTTGGTGAATCTCACGCCAACACAAAAAGAGATCTGCCGTGTGCTGATGTATTACAAACCTGAAGGCGAGCTTTGTACCCGTTCTGATCCTGAAGGACGAGCGACGGTTTTTGACCGCTTGCCACGTTTGACGGGGGCTCGTTGGATTGCCGTGGGACGTTTAGACATCAACACTTCAGGCTTATTGCTGTTCACCACCGATGGCGAACTGGCTAACCGTTTGATGCACCCAAGTCGTGAAGTGGAACGTGAATATTCCGTGCGGGTGTTTGGCGAAGTCGATGAAGCGATGCTACAACGCTTGCGTAAAGGCGTGCAGTTGGAAGACGGTCCTGCCAATTTCAAACAAATCAAAACCGTTGGCGGCACAGGGCTAAACCAATGGTTTGATGTTACGTTGACCGAAGGGCGTAACCGTGAAGTGCGTCGTCTATGGGAGAGCCAAGGCATTCAAGTCAGCCGCTTAATTCGCATTCGCTATGGCAGCATCAAATTAGAGAAAAGCCTGCCGCGTGGTGGTTGGGAAGAGATGGGGCTAGAACAGGTGAACTACCTGCGTGAATTGGTTGGCCTGCCTGCGGAAACGGAAACTAAAGTCGATGTGACCAAAAACCGTCGTCGTACCAGTGCCCGCCAAATTCGTAAAGCGGTGAAACAGCACACTAAATATCGTAAAATCTAG